A window of the Cuculus canorus isolate bCucCan1 chromosome 3, bCucCan1.pri, whole genome shotgun sequence genome harbors these coding sequences:
- the SLC29A1 gene encoding equilibrative nucleoside transporter 1 — protein sequence MTARDGPQDRYKAVWLIFFILGLGTLLPWNFFMTAREYFIRRLADPEEMSHPQNRTGEAALPNSYLQSMFDNFMTLCAMVPLLVFTCLNSFIHQRIPQQIRISGSLVAIGLVFLVTAVMVKVDMEPLPFFVFTMISIVFINSFGAILQSSLFGLAGLLPASYTAPIMSGQGLAGTFAALAMIFSIAIGAQQPESYIGYFTTACVAIVLAIFSYILLPRMDFFRYYSMKDKTEYHVYNAELETKRDLIKKDEPNGMEQNNSKIVPIHNPDEKPSVIGIFKKLWVMAVSVCFVFTVTIGVFPSITAKVSTVLGQGNKWGLYFIPVSCFLLFNVFDWMGRSLTALFTWPGKDSCLLPVMVALRVVFIPIFMLCNVQPRDYLPVVFSHDAWYIIFMIFFSISNGYLASLCMCFGPKKVLAHEAETAGAVMAFFLSLGLALGAAISFLFRILI from the exons ATGACAGCAAGAGACGGGCCCCAAGACAG GTACAAGGCTGTCTGGCTGATTTTCTTCATCCTTGGCCTGGGAACACTGCTGCCatggaatttcttcatgactGCCCGGGAG TATTTCATCAGACGCCTTGCGGACCCGGAGGAGATGAGCCACCCCCAGAACCGGACCGGTGAGGCTGCCTTGCCCAACTCCTACCTGCAGTCCATGTTTGACAACTTCATGACTCTCTGTGCCATGGTGCCCCTCCTTGTCTTCACCTGCCTCAACTCCTTCATCCACCAGCG GATTCCACAACAGATCCGCATCTCAGGCAGCCTGGTGGCCATTGGGCTGGTGTTTTTAGTTACTGCAGTAATGGTGAAGGTTGACATGGAGCCTCTTCCCTTCTTTGTCTTCACTATGATCAGCATCGTCTTCATCAACT CCTTTGGTGCCATTCTCCAGAGCAGCCTCTTTGGACTGGCAGGGCTCCTGCCTGCCAGCTACACAGCTCCCATCATGAGTGGGCAGGGCTTGGCAGGCACCTTTGCAGCTTTGGCAATGATCTTCAGTATTGCCA TTGGTGCCCAGCAACCTGAGAGCTACATCGGTTACTTCACCACAGCCTGTGTGGCGATTGTGCTGGCAATCTTCTCCTACATCCTTCTGCCTCGCATG GATTTCTTTCGATACTACTCCATGAAGGACAAGACAGAGTACCATGTGTATAATGCAGAGCTGGAGACCAAGAGAGACCTGATTAAGAAAG ATGAGCCTAATGGGATGGAACAGAATAACTCAAAGATCGTCCCTATCCACAACCCTGACGAGAAGCCTTCAGTCATTGGTATTTTTAAGAAG CTCTGGGTCATGGCTGTGTCTGTCTGCTTTGTCTTCACTGTCACCATCGGCGTCTTTCCTTCCATCACAGCTAAGGTGTCCACTGTCCTCGGACAGGGAAACAAATGGG GTCTCTACTTCATCCCTGTCTCCTGCTTCCTGCTCTTTAATGTCTTCGACTGGATGGGACGGAGTCTTACTGCCCTCTTCACATGG CCTGGGAAGGATAGCTGCCTCCTGCCAGTGATGGTGGCCCTCCGTGTCGTCTTTATCCCTATTTTCATGCTGTGCAACGTGCAACCTCGTGACTACCTCCCTGTCGTATTCTCTCATGACGCCTGGTACATCATCTTCATgatcttcttctccatctccaatGGCTACCTGGCCAGCCTTTGCATGTGCTTCGGGCCCAA GAAAGTACTTGCTCATGAAGCAGAGACAGCTGGAGCCGTCATGGCCTTTTTCTTGTCACTGGGCTTGGCCCTAGGAGCTGCCATCTCCTTTCTGTTCCGAATTCTCATCTAG
- the SLC35B2 gene encoding adenosine 3'-phospho 5'-phosphosulfate transporter 1, giving the protein MATGEEIPLGLQDSWGDFWLFRFFVNAAGYASIVVPGFLLIQYFKRRNYLETGRGICFPVIKSCVFGSEAKSVHQDDGSLPPRAESTESSTARQVFKLLFCAAGLQASYLTWGVLQERVMTRTYGATETDPGEKFKDSQFLVFMNRILAFTVAGLYCALTKQPRHGAPMYKYSFASLSNILSSWCQYEALKYISFPTQVLAKASKVIPVMMMGKLVSRKSYEYWEYLTAALISVGVSMFLLSSAPNRHVSTVTSFSGIVLLAGYIIFDSFTSNWQDALFTYKMSPVQMMFGVNVFSCLFTVGSLLEQGALLESLRFMARHSEFTAHAVLLSVCSACGQLFIFYTINQFGAAVFTIIMTLRQAFAILLSCLIYGHTVTVVGGLGVAVVFMALFLRVYARSRMKKRSKKLPPGESPVQKV; this is encoded by the exons ATGGCTACGGGTGAAGAGATCCCCCTTGGTCTGCAGGACTCATGGGGGGACTTCTGGCTCTTCCGTTTCTTTGTTAATGCTGCTGGCTATGCAAGTATTGTGGTGCCGGGATTCCTCCTCATCCAGTACTTCAAGAGAAGGAACTACCTGGAGACAG GCCGAGGCATTTGCTTCCCTGTCATCAAATCATGCGTGTTTGGCTCTGAGGCCAAGTCTGTACACCAGGACGATGGCTCCCTGCCACCTCGAGCAGAATCCACAGAGTCCTCTACAGCCCGACAGGTCTTCAAACTGCTCTTCTGCGCTGCTGGTCTACAG GCCTCCTACCTCACATGGGGTGTCCTCCAGGAGCGTGTGATGACAAGAACTTATGGTGCCACTGAAACAGACCCTGGTGAGAAGTTCAAGGACTCCCAGTTCCTAGTGTTCATGAACCGCATCCTGGCCTTCACGGTGGCTGGTCTGTACTGCGCCCTAACCAAGCAGCCACGCCACGGGGCTCCTATGTACAAATActcttttgcctccctctccaacATCCTCAGCAGCTGGTGCCAGTATGAGGCACTCAAATACATTAGCTTCCCCACCCAAGTGCTGGCCAAGGCCTCCAAAGTGATCCCAGTGATGATGATGGGCAAACTTGTGTCACGCAAGAGTTATGAGTACTGGGAGTACCTGACTGCTGCTCTCATTTCCGTGGGGGTCAGCATGTTCCTGTTATCCAGTGCTCCCAACAGGCACGTGTCCACCGTCACTTCTTTCTCAGGCATTGTCCTCCTGGCTGGCTACATAATCTTTGACAGCTTCACCTCCAACTGGCAGGATGCCCTCTTCACCTACAAGATGTCTCCCGTGCAGATGATGTTCGGTGTCAACGTCTTCTCCTGCCTTTTCACAGTGGGCTCACTCCTGGAGCAGGGTGCCTTGCTAGAGTCATTACGCTTCATGGCCCGCCACTCAGAATTCACGGCCCATGCTGTGCTGCTCTCAGTGTGCTCTGCCTGTGGCCAGCTCTTCATCTTCTACACTATCAACCAGTTTGGGGCAGCCGTCTTCACCATCATCATGACACTCCGCCAGGCCTTTGccatcctcctctcctgcctcatCTATGGGCACACTGTTACAGTTGTGGGTGGGCTGGGAGTAGCGGTCGTCTTCATGGCCCTCTTCCTCCGTGTCTATGCCCGCAGCCGCATGAAGAAGCGCAGTAAGAAGCTCCCACCAGGCGAGTCCCCTGTACAAAAGGTCTAA